AGAACGGTGGCGGTCAGCAAGGTGCGCAGATTGATCCCGCCACCGCCAAGGCCAACACTGCCCGCCCCGGCGCGGTCATTCCGCAGCTTTTCGGTCGCCACATACGGTTCCCCGATTACCTGAACCAGACCAGGCGCTATTACCAGGACACCAGAACCCAGGTGCTTGAGCTGTTCTTGTCTGTGACGCCAGGAGAGATTGAGCCGGAGGCGGACCTGGTAAAGATTGGCGAGACGCCGATGAGCGAGCTGAATGGCGTCACCTATCAGATTTTTCCGCCCGGGGCCGATGTGTCGGGCGTCAGCAATCACGAAAACTGGTTCAATTCACCGGAGGTGGGCGGCACCCAGTCGGGAAACGGAATCCGCCTTCGCGGCATAACCTTCGATGAGCGCACTTATGATGGCCCCGCCACTGCCTCAGGCTCGACACTCTCCGGGATAGAGGTTGATGAACCATGGAGTGCGGGCGTGTCTGGAGCGGTATTGCTGACGCAATCTGTGTCGGTCGCTGACGGTTCTGGCGCCGGGGTTGCCGACCCGATTACCGGTAACTTTCAGCACCTGCTGGCTGGCATGACCGTGAACGCCATTTCCGATGTGGGGGTGAGCGGAACCTATGTTGTTACCTCGATCAATGCTGGAAAAACCGAGATCACCCTGGAGACCACCGGCGGCACTCCCCTGTCGGATTTGGTGGACGGTACCGGAATCTCGGGAACAATGGCCATAGACAAGGCCGGCACGAAATACGAAATCACGGCGATTAACAGCCCGACCAGCGTGGACGTAAAGCGAATCCTTGCAAGTGGCGCGGCTGACCCGGACTGGGTGGAGCTGCCAACGGCCAGCGTCACTGCTGACATTGACTGGCAGGCAGATACCTTCACTGCCAGCAAGATCGGCCCGTATACCGCATGCCCTGAAGGCGAGACGACCAGTGTTGTCGAGGTAGATATCCTCGCCTCGCAAGGGCTGGGCACCGTGGATGGCGAGTCTATCAACGCTCGCAGCCGAACCATCACCATCGAGTACCGGGAGCAAGGAGGCGCGGCCTGGACTGCAGTTTCTAAAACTGTTTCCGGCGCGACCCGGGACCAGTTGGGCTGGACCTTCCCGATTACCCTGCCCAGCGCCATGCGGCCGGAGTTTCGATTTGACCGTGTAGGCGGTGAGGACGTGTCTGTGACCTCGCTGGACCGGCTGGAGGTCACAGGCCTCCGTGCCAAGTTGCCGACGCGCACAAGCTACCCCGATCTGACCACCATGGCGGTGACCATCGTCGGCTCTGAGGAAATCGCCAGTCAGTCAGAGAACCGCGTAAATCTGGTCGGCACTCGCAAGCTTGCGCCCTGCGGGGGCGGCCCGATTCGCCCCACCCGCAGCATTGCCGATGCCGTGTACCACATGGCCAAGTCCTCCGGGTATGACGACAGCCGCATTGACATTGCCGAGCTGCAGCGACTGGATGCCATCTGGCAGCCTCGTGGGGACTACTTCGACCACGTATTTCAGGAAACCACCCTGGAGGAAGCAATCAACACCGCGCTCCGGGCCGGCTTTGCAGAGCTTACCGCGCCGGATGGCGTATTGACGCCAGTTCGGGATGAGCCGCGCACGCAGTTCGAGCAGCCCTACTCACCCGAGAACATGACCGGCCCGCTAAAGCGCAGCTTTAAAAGCGTAGACCCGGAGGAGTTTGACGGCGTTGAGGTGGAGTTCTTCGACAGTCGCACCTGGACCAGGGAGACCGTGCTTTGCCTTCTGCCCGGAGATCCTGGCGTCAAGCTCGACAAGATCAAGCTCGATGGTGTGACCGATCGGACCCGGTCCTGGCGTATCGGGATGCGCCGTCGCAGAGCGAAACGGTATCGGCGATGGAGTTACAGCTTTAACACCGAACTAGACGCCCTCAACTCCAACTATCTGAGCTATGTGCCGTTGGTCGATGATATCCCGGACTATGGAAAGGCGTGCGTCTTGAGAGGCGTGGACAGCAGCGGCGCCACCCCGAAGCTGATTGTCAGCGAGCCGATGGACTGGCAGGCCGGCGAAACCTATGTGGTCGCCTACCGAGACGTTTACGGGGATCTCGTCGGACCTTTTCCCGCAACCCGGGGTGATGACGATTTCGAGATCATTGCCGATGTGGATCCGCTGCCGGAGCTTTCACCCAGGCAGGAGCCGCCGCATGTATACTTTGGCACCGCCGAGCGCTGGAGCTTTCCGGCCCTGGTGACCGAGATCAGTCCCGGCAGTGGCCTGGGGGTAGGCGTCCAAGCCACAAACTATGATGGCCGCGTTTACGCCGATGACGACAACGCGCCCACCTAAAAACGACTGTCAAAACAAGCCCGCCACTAAGCGGGCTTTTTTATTGCCCGGAGATTGAGATATGACGAAGTACAACACTGGCAACCCGGTTGGCTCCGCTGATCCGAGAGATCTGTATGACAACGCAGAAAACACTGACGTGTGGGTGCTTTCGAAAGAAAAAGAAATGGCTCCGGACCGTTTAGGGGTTCAGCGTAAAACTTGGCACGGGATGGAGAAAGCGTTTGATGATTTCCTGGCGTCCAGTGGATATCAAAACATGGGTACCTATGGGGCTGGGATAGAGTTCACCGCCTATAACCAAACGGTATTTGTAGGCGGCACTGCATGGAGGCTGGCGGCAAGCACTGGCCTGCCTTACACAACGACTGGCGCAGGAATGCCCGAGGGCGGCGCGTTCGTTGATATCGGGGATGCCGTACTCAGGCAGGAGCTTGCCGGTGATCCGGCTGATGGCTTGGGCGCCTCTCTGGTAAACGGTAGCGTCATTTGGGTTTCAAGTGTGGCGGAAATGAAAGCCTATAATGTGCCCGCTAACACTCAATTCAATCTTGAGGCAGCTGGTCTATCGGGGATGTTTGTCTTCAGGGCCGGTAATTATGCCAGTGAAGTGACTGCTGACCCGTTCGGGGCGTTCTATATCGCGCGCGCGGGGGATCCGACAGGTGGAAGCGGTGTGTTTGAGAGAATAGATAAAGCTGTCGTGCACCAAAGCTGGTTCGGAATCGTGGACAA
This Marinobacter salinus DNA region includes the following protein-coding sequences:
- a CDS encoding MoaD/ThiS family protein; the encoded protein is MTIKVYPSVMPGAPEEIYHDHGLTIEDFIAGHAEGYRRGPVQRVSCAVNGEIIDPRYWQDKVIGPRDSVDIRVKPFGDVVQAFINPVAYFSVKAGQAALKYLAPDLPGQNGGGQQGAQIDPATAKANTARPGAVIPQLFGRHIRFPDYLNQTRRYYQDTRTQVLELFLSVTPGEIEPEADLVKIGETPMSELNGVTYQIFPPGADVSGVSNHENWFNSPEVGGTQSGNGIRLRGITFDERTYDGPATASGSTLSGIEVDEPWSAGVSGAVLLTQSVSVADGSGAGVADPITGNFQHLLAGMTVNAISDVGVSGTYVVTSINAGKTEITLETTGGTPLSDLVDGTGISGTMAIDKAGTKYEITAINSPTSVDVKRILASGAADPDWVELPTASVTADIDWQADTFTASKIGPYTACPEGETTSVVEVDILASQGLGTVDGESINARSRTITIEYREQGGAAWTAVSKTVSGATRDQLGWTFPITLPSAMRPEFRFDRVGGEDVSVTSLDRLEVTGLRAKLPTRTSYPDLTTMAVTIVGSEEIASQSENRVNLVGTRKLAPCGGGPIRPTRSIADAVYHMAKSSGYDDSRIDIAELQRLDAIWQPRGDYFDHVFQETTLEEAINTALRAGFAELTAPDGVLTPVRDEPRTQFEQPYSPENMTGPLKRSFKSVDPEEFDGVEVEFFDSRTWTRETVLCLLPGDPGVKLDKIKLDGVTDRTRSWRIGMRRRRAKRYRRWSYSFNTELDALNSNYLSYVPLVDDIPDYGKACVLRGVDSSGATPKLIVSEPMDWQAGETYVVAYRDVYGDLVGPFPATRGDDDFEIIADVDPLPELSPRQEPPHVYFGTAERWSFPALVTEISPGSGLGVGVQATNYDGRVYADDDNAPT